A window of the Brassica oleracea var. oleracea cultivar TO1000 chromosome C1, BOL, whole genome shotgun sequence genome harbors these coding sequences:
- the LOC106343162 gene encoding plant UBX domain-containing protein 12: MAKRLFAVLECQSLLENLYPFVDPKRPKNFPDGESPTCPSPNSVIGFPELTEEPKSDSDRSVLCRLCVRLPDGRKVQRNFLRSESVQLLWSFCYSLMDESERRERSFKLIQAVPGEYKSLYYGSETSFEDSGLANSLISVIWV; encoded by the coding sequence ATGGCGAAAAGATTATTCGCGGTGCTCGAGTGCCAGTCATTACTAGAGAACCTATATCCCTTCGTGGATCCCAAACGCCCAAAGAACTTCCCCGACGGCGAGAGTCCAACATGTCCATCTCCGAACTCGGTGATCGGGTTCCCGGAATTGACGGAAGAGCCGAAAAGCGACTCGGATCGGAGCGTTCTGTGCAGGCTGTGCGTTCGGTTACCGGACGGGAGAAAAGTGCAGAGGAACTTCCTCAGATCAGAGTCTGTTCAGCTTCTCTGGTCGTTTTGCTATTCGTTGATGGATGAATCGGAGAGGAGGGAGAGGTCTTTCAAGCTGATTCAGGCGGTTCCTGGGGAGTACAAGAGTCTTTATTACGGATCTGAGACGAGTTTTGAAGACTCTGGGCTTGCTAACTCGTTGATCTCTGTGATTTGGGTGTGA